The following are encoded together in the Equus quagga isolate Etosha38 chromosome 1, UCLA_HA_Equagga_1.0, whole genome shotgun sequence genome:
- the LOC124241891 gene encoding taste receptor type 2 member 14-like produces MVSVVQSTLTIILSAEFIIGNLGNGFIALVNCIDWVKRREISSADQILTALAISRIGLLWLVSINWYISVFFTVLLVPGKLLRVNSIGWTVTNHFSNWLATSLSIFYFLKIASFSNSIFLYLKWRVKKVISMILLVTLVLLIFNIVLMNMHINVWINEHKVNMTGTSRMSNFVQLSTRTLFINTLFTIIPFAVSLIIFLLLIFSLWKHLKKIQHNAKDSRDASTEAHIKAMKSMIAFLLLFAIYFLSLFVSIWSFKFPERKQIIMFCQVIGIIYPAGHPYVPILGYNKLRQTFLSVLCWLRSKMENLQARRPFRDSSCIS; encoded by the coding sequence ATGGTCAGTGTCGTACAGAGCACACTTACAATCATTCTAAGTGCTGAATTCATAATTGGAAATTTAGGAAATGGATTCATAGCACTCGTGAACTGCATTGACTGGGTCAAGAGGAGAGAGATCTCTTCAGCTGATCAAATCCTCACTGCTTTGGCAATCTCCAGAATTGGTCTGCTCTGGTTAGTATCTATAAACTGGTATATATCTGtgttttttacagttttacttGTGCCTGGAAAACTGTTAAGAGTGAATAGTATTGGCTGGACAGTGACCAATCATTTCAGCAACTGGCTTGCTACAAGCCTcagcatcttttattttctcaagataGCCAGTTTTTCTAACTCTATTTTTCTTTACCTAAAGTGGAGAGTTAAAAAGGTGATTTCAATGATACTGCTGGTGACCTTGGTCCTcttgatttttaatattgtaCTGATGAACATGCATATTAATGTCTGGATCAATGAACATAAAGTAAACATGACCGGCACTTCTAGGATGAGCAACTTTGTACAACTTTCCACTCGTACTTTATTCATTAACACTCTGTTCACTATCATACCCTTTGCTGTGTCCCTgataatttttcttctgcttatctTCTCCTTGTGGAAACATCTCAAGAAGATACAGCACAATGCCAAAGACTCCAGAGATGCCAGCACCGAGGCCCACATAAAAGCCATGAAAAGCATGATTGCTTTCCTCCTACTATTTGccatttactttctgtctctttttgtgTCAATTTGGAGCTTTAAATttccagagagaaagcagatcatTATGTTTTGCCAGGTTATCGGAATTATCTATCCTGCAGGTCACCCATATGTCCCGATTCTGGGATACAATAAGCTGAGACAAACCTTTCTTTCAGTGCTGTGCTGGCTTAGGTCAAAGATGGAGAATCTTCAGGCCCGTAGACCATTTAGAGATTCATCTTGCATATCCTAG